A genome region from Penaeus chinensis breed Huanghai No. 1 chromosome 22, ASM1920278v2, whole genome shotgun sequence includes the following:
- the LOC125037091 gene encoding ufm1-specific protease 2-like: MALSHVNMEKRAFLLSQLIQRLQRQKEPREGQLFGFRTDDGRLLAIALCTNHGNLKHDKSLLLPAPLTPIGKFEVTKGDHSKPEIEENEIAVIWDQEDLHVYVSEDQQISTTCFTELTEEDLSELFVLARINFTLDLTSRDTVVYISNTIQTLVEQLESPSTCFRLQDSTLILQNKDGGVLSLENQGGKGNVDIGSLIKGAKKKKASMHIVNFQMLQNRSTVTCRNAPVVRIDNRKSGILSTHFKGEAIVYLQKSCKVSKVAALLVQGVIQQLHLAECWLDRQLKDKLCGNLTSYNSLHFLSGHVVNVIYPENSDDKNLETYRKDVHEALMFPMNQPMVRKGNRLPIIEAKSSVLKNTHIGLKPSSVYGEISVVKGIYGYHHYMQDNFNDNKWGCAYRSLQTLVSWFRFQGYTEKSIPTHSEIQKCLVDIGDKPSSFLDSRQWIGSTEVGFVLDNMYNITSKFIFVSSGADLAEKGRELAHHFQTQGTPIMIGGGVLAHTIIGVDYNTESGDISFLILDPHYTGSEDLSTIQNKGWCGWKGPEFWDPKAYYNLCLPQRPLCI; this comes from the exons ATGGCTCTGTCCCATGTCAACATGGAGAAGCGGGCCTTCCTCCTGTCACAGCTGATTCAG CGGTTGCAACGTCAGAAGGAACCGAGGGAAGGCCAGCTTTTTGGGTTTCGCACAGACGATGGACGGTTACTGGCCATTGCTCTTTGTACAAATCATGGGAACTTGAAACATGACAAATCTCTATTACTTCCGGCACCTCTTACACCTATTGGAAAGTTTGAAGTTACCAAAGGAGATCATTCCAAACCTGAAATAGAG GAAAATGAGATAGCTGTCATATGGGACCAAGAAGATCTTCATGTGTATGTTTCCGAGGACCAACAGATATCGACAACCTGCTTTACTGAACTGACTGAAGAGGACCTGAGTGAACTCTTTGTTTTGGCCCGAATCAACTTCACCCTTGACCTTACATCAAGGGACACAGTTGTGTACATCAGCAACACAATCCAAACCTTGGTTGAACAGCTTGAGTCACCATCAACTTGTTTCAGGTTACAAGATTCCACACTTATTTTACAGAACAAGGACGGGGGTGTGTTGAGTTTAGAAAATCAGGGTGGCAAGGGTAATGTTGACATTGGATCTTTAATTAAGGGTgccaagaagaagaaggcatCAATGCACATTGTTAATTTCCAGATGTTGCAGAACAGAAGTACGGTAACCTGTAGAAATGCACCTGTGGTACGGATAGATAATAGAAAGTCCGGGATCCTATCTACTCACTTTAAAGGGGAGGCAATTGTGTATTTACAAAAGTCTTGTAAAGTTTCAAAAGTTGCAGCACTTTTGGTACAAGGTGTGATCCAGCAGTTGCATTTAGCTGAATGTTGGCTTGATAGACAGCTAAAAGATAAGTTGTGTGGCAACCTAACATCATATAATTCCTTACATTTTCTCTCTGGCCATGTAGTAAATGTGATATACCCAGAGAACAGTGATGACAAGAATTTAGAAACGTACAGGAAAGATGTACATGAAGCTTTGATGTTTCCAATGAATCAGCCAATGGTGAGGAAGGGAAACAGGCTGCCAATAATAGAAGCCAAGTCCTCTGTTTTGAAGAATACACATATTGGGTTGAAGCCATCATCAGTGTATGGAGAAATCTCAGTTGTTAAGGGAATTTATGGATATCATCACTACATGCAGGATAATTTTAACGATAATAAGTGGGGTTGTGCCTACAGGTCCTTACAGACACTAGTATCTTGGTTTAGATTCCAAGGTTACACAGAAAAGTCCATTCCAACACATTCAGAAATTCAGAAATGCCTTGTTGACATAGGGGACAAACCATCAAGCTTTTTAGATTCCCGTCAGTGGATAGGATCAACTGAAGTTGGATTTGTTTTGGATAATATGTACAATATCACTTCAAAGTTTATTTTTGTCAGTAGTGGAGCAGATTTggcagaaaagggaagggaattagCACATCATTTTCAGACTCAGGGTACCCCTATTATGATTGGAGGAGGGGTCTTGGCTCACACTATCATTGGAGTAGACTACAACACAGAGAGTGGAGACATCAGCTTCCTCATTCTAGATCCCCATTATACAGGTAGTGAAGATCTTTCCACTATCCAAAACAAAGGTTGGTGTGGATGGAAGGGTCCAGAATTCTGGGATCCCAAAGCATATTACAATCTTTGTTTACCCCAGCGTCCTTTGTGCATCTAG